CCCTGAACCCAGGAGAGGGGGGAGGGCCCTCTCCTGGCCTATAGATGCATTTGTTACTATAAGATTTTTAATTAGGAGCATTCTGTTAATCAGGAGCACTTTGCTTTGGTAATTCTGCAAacgtggatgggtaaaacaacacaagactgtCACCCCGGCCTGCGAGTGGCGAGTCCTTTCTAAGGACTTTCCCCGTTCTTCTTTCCCTGAACTTAACCTCCATATGGAGGCTTCCCATTCTTCCCATTACATGGTGACCACAACGATAAAAACGAGATAAATGTGTCCGTGTaaataaatctctttttctctctctctctctctctctgtctctctctcccaacatacaaaatatcttaaatattttatgaaaggACCCTCTAACACCAGAGTCGTGTTAATGCTGATGGGAAACTAGTGAACCTATTTTTGCcatcttttaaacatttgaggTAGTTTCCTATACATGTACCGCAGCCCTCCAAGAACAACTTCATATTTTCCACGTTTCATTTGTTTCAGATGGCTGACCTTCTGTGTGTCAGTtcttttctccatctcctcaATCAGGAAATCCAGGTGGACATAAGTAGACAGTGAAAGGACATTCAGGGCGATCTCCTCCAGTTTGACAACATGCTGGTAGGCTTCCTCCACCAAAGCTGTTTTCGTTTCTTCCAGGGTTTCCAGCTCTTTCTGAAAAGTTTCCAAAAGGCTCTCTTTCTTCTGAGTTTCTTCTTTCTTCGTTTCATACTTTGCTTTCACATCTtctagagttttttttaacttttcttgtCTTGTTCACATACTTCCAGTTTTCTTTCACATGAGCTGACACAGGACACTTCCTGGTACATGAAGTGCAGTGGCCACCTTTCATGACCTCACAGTGTTCTGGTTTCCAGGCCATTGTGCATCCAGGGTAGTGACAGTTCTCCTCACAGACAGTACAGCAGACAGCTGCTTCATAGAACACCAACCCCCACATCCCACTATCGATACGTTCTTTATCTTTGTAGACCTCATCAACTTCTATAGTGAACTTCTCATTGTTCTTCATCTCTCGTTCATACATCTTCAGACCATCCTCAGTCTGttggatctctgttttctttagatCTATCAACTCAGTTCTCTCCTCCAGGTTTTGGATGCAGGCTGTCAGTCTAATTCGCTCGTTCAGGACATTCACGGTTGTCTCCAACTTCTGAGGATCAGTTGTTTCAAGAAAGTTTGTGAACTGCTTCATccctttcattgattttttaaCTGCATGTTCAAAGTCTTCTGTATCCTCTGTCCTGTCTTCATGTTGGCAGTTATTAAACAGGAAGTGAACAGGCTGATTCTTGTCATTTCTGGCACATTTAATCTTTGCAGCCTCGAGAGCTTCCAGAGCATTTTTAGATGCTCCTACATTTGCGTGTGAGATGAGAGTGACGATGTTCTTCTCCAGGTCTTTTCCAAACAGAGACACCACTGAATCAAAGATGTACCTCAGATGGTCATTCAGTCGATTGTCACTCCCTTTCATCACCAGACCCACTGCATCAATCTCATCAACTCCATCGTCTGAGCGGAACAAGTCAAATAATCTTTGACTGACACTGGCATCTTTTTCAATCCCATCAGTGCTTCCATATCCAGGAGTATCGATGATGGTCAGAGAGTAGGGTAGAGGTTTATCTTCAAAACCAAAGATCTGGTAAACGATCACATCTGATGTCTGactttctgattgttttttcttctcttcttctactATCTGAAACCAGACATCATCCTCCCACTCCACTCCCATGGCGTAGTTGACCAGAGCGTTGATTAGAGTAGATTTTCCTGTTCCTGATTCACCAACAAGTAAGatggttttgttttccttgtttgGATCTTTTTCACCAAGAGTCATTCGTTTCAGAGTTCCAATCTTCTTTTCCTTTGGTTTTAGCTGGTACAGAGTGGGAGATCCTGAATGGATCTTAACTTTGCAGGTGATATTGTCATACTTGGATGATGTGTTGGTGTTTCTGTGGAAAAGTAAAGACCAGAGCTCAACACATGAATTGGTAAATTAtagatggaaaaataaatggaagGAAAAAGCAGTAATAGCAGTAATTATGTAACCCAGTAATATCATAATGTAATATATTGAGATTAGATGAAACCAAACCCCTCAGAGAGATAAGAATGTGTGCGtcgggtagctcagttggtatgAAGAGGTTTATTCCTTGAAAGGAGAACCGCTGGCACCTTTGTTTTGTTAGAAAACAGCATAACCTTGTTTTTTCATCATTAAACA
This DNA window, taken from Etheostoma cragini isolate CJK2018 unplaced genomic scaffold, CSU_Ecrag_1.0 ScbMSFa_1741, whole genome shotgun sequence, encodes the following:
- the LOC117940122 gene encoding septin-1-like gives rise to the protein SCVELWSLLFHRNTNTSSKYDNITCKVKIHSGSPTLYQLKPKEKKIGTLKRMTLGEKDPNKENKTILLVGESGTGKSTLINALVNYAMGVEWEDDVWFQIVEEEKKKQSESQTSDVIVYQIFGFEDKPLPYSLTIIDTPGYGSTDGIEKDASVSQRLFDLFRSDDGVDEIDAVGLVMKGSDNRLNDHLRYIFDSVVSLFGKDLEKNIVTLISHANVGASKNALEALEAAKIKCARNDKNQPVHFLFNNCQHEDRTEDTEDFEHAVKKSMKGMKQFTNFLETTDPQKLETTVNVLNERIRLTACIQNLEERTELIDLKKTEIQQTEDGLKMYEREMKNNEKFTIEVDEVYKDKERIDSGMWGLVFYEAAVCCTVCEENCHYPGCTMAWKPEHCEVMKGGHCTSCTRKCPVSAHVKENWKYVNKTRKVKKNSRRCESKV